Genomic DNA from Equus asinus isolate D_3611 breed Donkey chromosome 10, EquAss-T2T_v2, whole genome shotgun sequence:
taAACTGGCTGAAGCACAAAAGGGGAAGTCAGCTCATGGAACTGAAACTGAAGTCTAATGGTTTCAGGTATGGCTTGATCCAGGAGCTCGAAAGTTATCCAGCAATATTGATGTTCCTCTTTTGCCTCTGCTTTGCTTTGATTATATCCTCCTAGTCCCAAATCCTGCCACTCAATCTcactgcccagctctgggcctccctgaaccaatcactgtggccaggggCATGGAGGGCTGTGTCTGGGCTGGGAAAGAACTAGCCCAGGAAGCAccctgtggccaactggttaagttcacatgctctgcttcagcagcccagggcttcactggttcagaacCTGGGCGCAGACcgagcaccgctcatcaagccatactgaggcagcgtcccacacagcacaactagaatacacaactatgtactggggggctttggggaaaagaaaaaagattggcaacagatattagctcagggccaatctttaaaaaaaaaaagctggcccCAGACGTTTCTCGGAGGACACTGGGGCCCAGACACGTGATGAACGGTGAAACACCGTTTGGTTCAGGGCATGTGTCAATCCGCGAAGCTCCCCGCCCAGGCCAGAGCCTCAATTTGaacctgagccacctgctgggcTGACTGGCTGACCTCAAGCCCCacaccctgcccccagcctgtTTCCCCACAAAACTGTCTAACAAAAGCAGCAAGGAGGGCTCTTGTTAGGCTGTGGCTATTCCAGATGGCTGCGTGTGTGTGCTCCCGGCAGGCCCCATCCCATCCCGCGCTCCCCTCACAAAGATGCTGGGTCGTGCAGGcaggaaacatttttattagtGGCCTTGATTCATTTGTCATGTAGTGTCTGACGGGGATGACATGTCCAGAGGACCCACCTGGGGCGCGCCACCACTGCCCGCTGGGGCTGCCCCTGCAGTCCAGATGCCAGGCCTCTGTCCATCACACCAGGGGAGCCCACCCTACGCCCACGAGGTCCCCACCGCTGGCCCCTCAGGCCCTAGGCCCCATCTTGGCCAGGGGTTGTGGGGAGGACAAAGCTGGAGTCTGAACCACCAGTTTCGTTTTGGTTTcatgatcatttaaaaaacagaaaagacaaacatttcacagtctttaaaaaaacaagagtCCGAAGACAGCAGCCGGGGTCCTCCACCTGGGGTCCCCGTGGCGGCCGGGCTTCCCTGCCCGGAGGCCGGCGCCCGCCCAGCGCTCACTGGCCCGAGCCGTAGGGCCAGCTGAAGGTGCTGCCCGACAGCAGCATGTCCCGGATCAGCGTCTCGATGGGCGTCTTGCCCACCAGGCGCATGAAGAAGAGCTGGGATATGAGGGAGGCGGGCACGGCGCGCAGGGCGGGCAGCCGCAGCAGCAGGCGCCCGAAGCGCTGTGGCTGGGACGGGTACTGGGCCCGCACATACTCGGTGAGGGccacctgcgccttctcctgcaGGCTCTCCACGTGCGCGGGGTCCGAGAGGCCACAGGCATCTGGGGGGACAAGGGCAAGGTGAGACAGGGGTGGGAGGTGGCGGGACGATGCAGGTCCCCAGGGGTGACTGGGGGCCACCACTCAGGGTGTGAGTACGGAAGGACGGGGCACTCAGGGGGTGGGAGATGGGACCTGGACACAAACAGAAGTATCTAAGGCAGTGTCGGTCCTAGAGATACTGAGGTGGTCTCATCTAAGGACGATGACACAGGGCTAGGGGCAGTGATGTCTCAAGGGTGCAGGGGGACCCACCCGACTGAGATGCCTGGCCCGGAGACAAGTTCTAATCAAGCTCAAGGGGAAGCTGGGGAGGGAACTTGGGGAGTAAGGCAAAGCCCAGAGGCGGTATTCAGACAGCCCAGAGGAGCCCGGGCTGTGAGTGACCGGCACAGCATCTAGCCGGGGCCGTGAAGGTGGGGGGCAGTCTtctgggaaaggaggagggacaAAGCCATATTTATCAGATGCAAGGCCTGTCCCAGAGGCTTGGGTATGGTTGCCGCATCCCTGGCCCCAGGGAGACACCTAGCGGGATCTTGCGCcatccagagcccagagccagCCGGCCACCAGTCCCCGGAATAAGGTGCAGCTTCTGCCGTCACTCAGGGCAAGGCCGGTATTCGGACAGCCCCGCCCCTCGGCGGGAGGGGCCTCCAAGCCCCGCCCCTACGCGTGCAGCGTGGCCGAGCCGCGCGGACGCCACCCAGGGAGCGGGTTGGGGGCCCGGGACGCAGGGAGAGGGGCAGCCTCGCGTGAGTGCGGGAAGAGAACCCTAAGTCGGCGGAGTGGGTCAGAGGGTTTAGGAAGGACAGAGATCAGGGAATgaaggccagaaccaggtgtcagcGGTCACCCACCCCCCGCCACGACCCCTCACCGAGCAAGAACACCTTGatgagggggcggcggggcgttGGCTCGGGGAGCCTGGGAGTCAGGGAGAGCGGCTGTGGGAGCCCGAGGCACGGGGCCAGCCAGAGCCAGCCTTGGGTCCGGGGACCCCGGGACCTGGGGGTGGAGGCCTCGGGGCGCAGGGCGCGCGCCCGCCTCTCACCCGGCGTGAAGAGCGCGATGGCCTTGAGGCAGCCGTACTCGGCCGAGTCgacctgcaggcggcccagcttGTCCACCTGCTCCTGGAAGGCGCGCACCTGGTCCATGAAGGCCACGGCGCGCTCGGCGGCCATGGGCGCGGCGTGGAGGCCGGCGGCGGCCAGCAGCGGCGCCGTGTGCAGGGGCAGCGCCGCCTGCGCCGCGTTCAGCACGAAGAGCTCGCTCCAGCTGAGGCGCAGCAGCGCCACCTGGTCGGCGACCGGCAGCTCGGGGAAGAAGGGCGCGTGGCGCGCCCACTCCACGGTGCTGAAGAGCAGCCGCGCCGCCAGCTCGCACACGTTGTCGATGCCCAGCACGGCGCCCGCCGCGCCGGCCCCCGCGCCGAAGCGCCCGGCCGCCGCGGGGTAGGGCTCGGCGCGCAGCAGCTGCGCGATCAGCTCCGACACCGGCTGCCCCGGGAAGAGGTctccgcccgccgccgccgccgccagcgccGAGCCCGGCGGGCTGCCGGAGGAGGCGGCCACGGCGCCCGGCAGCGAGTGCGGGATGCGGCCGCGCTGCACCGCTgcgaggggagggagggggtcgGGCCGCAGGGAAGGGAAGCGGggaggagggcacggaggggacGGGAGAgagcacccccc
This window encodes:
- the NR2F6 gene encoding nuclear receptor subfamily 2 group F member 6, which translates into the protein MAMVTGGWGGPGGGGGDTNGVDKAGGYPRAVEEDSASPPGAASDAEPGDEERPGLQVDCVVCGDKSSGKHYGVFTCEGCKSFFKRSIRRNLSYTCRSNRDCQIDQHHRNQCQYCRLKKCFRVGMRKEAVQRGRIPHSLPGAVAASSGSPPGSALAAAAAGGDLFPGQPVSELIAQLLRAEPYPAAAGRFGAGAGAAGAVLGIDNVCELAARLLFSTVEWARHAPFFPELPVADQVALLRLSWSELFVLNAAQAALPLHTAPLLAAAGLHAAPMAAERAVAFMDQVRAFQEQVDKLGRLQVDSAEYGCLKAIALFTPDACGLSDPAHVESLQEKAQVALTEYVRAQYPSQPQRFGRLLLRLPALRAVPASLISQLFFMRLVGKTPIETLIRDMLLSGSTFSWPYGSGQ